One part of the Ornithodoros turicata isolate Travis chromosome 2, ASM3712646v1, whole genome shotgun sequence genome encodes these proteins:
- the LOC135384326 gene encoding uncharacterized protein LOC135384326, whose protein sequence is MAALLAARLYRFVCDALEVQLDYVCWSDSSIVLHWITGSATKWKPFVANRVKEINKLTGKDRWRHCAGDDNPADLLTRGIAAHQLKNPDLWWKGPGWLSTPEAWPQAVHAKLAHHNDEALEALCVEAQVSLVISPEHFSGATRLIRVTAWILRYIRNLRCPQGRQRGPLSADELKQAERYWISSTQVKFLPPTSPILDNFRCFRDDDGILRLQGRLQLSEQSTAVRHTILLPPASEAWFTRLVILREHARMSHAGVQETLHQLREEFWIVTGRQSVKFVLHHCYRCRRLKTRACTEEEAPLPKARVTQQFPFEVVGVDFGHFTIRSPAALIGSLTSRYSHARLPGQYTWSW, encoded by the coding sequence ATGGCTGCCCTACTTGCGGCGCGCCTATATCGGTTCGTCTGCGATGCCCTAGAGGTGCAGCTAGACTATGTCTGCTGGTCTGACTCCTCCATAGTCTTGCATTGGATAACGGGATCTGCCACCAAGTGGAAGCCGTTCGTTGCTAACCGTGTCAAAGAGATCAACAAGCTCACTGGCAAGGACAGGTGGCGTCATTGCGCCGGAGACGACAACCCGGCTGATCTTCTTACGAGAGGGATTGCAGCCCATCAGCTGAAGAATCCCGACCTCTGGTGGAAGGGACCAGGATGGCTCAGTACTCCGGAAGCATGGCCGCAAGCGGTTCACGCAAAGCTTGCTCATCACAACGACGAGGCGTTGGAAGCGCTGTGTGTTGAAGCACAGGTGTCGCTGGTCATTTCCCCGGAGCATTTTAGTGGAGCCACTAGACTTATTAGGGTCACCGCTTGGATTCTTCGCTACATTCGTAATCTGAGATGTCCGCAAGGTAGACAGCGCGGTCCTCTCTCTGCAGATGAGTTGAAGCAAGCGGAACGGTATTGGATTTCTTCTACCCAAGTCAAGTTTCTTCCGCCGACTTCCCCTATTCTAGACAACTTCCGCTGCTTCCGCGACGACGACGGTATTCTTCGCCTGCAGGGAAGACTGCAACTCTCTGAGCAGTCGACGGCGGTGAGGCATACTATACTTTTGCCACCAGCCTCCGAAGCGTGGTTTACGCGACTAGTGATCCTGCGTGAACACGCGCGGATGTCTCACGCTGGAGTTCAAGAAACGCTCCATCAACTGAGGGAGGAGTTTTGGATTGTCACAGGGAGGCAGTCTGTGAAGTTTGTTCTCCATCACTGCTACCGTTGTCGCCGCCTAAAGACTCGTGCCTGCACAGAGGAAGAAGCGCCCTTACCAAAGGCTCGCGTCACCCAGCAGTTTCCTTTCGAGGTGGTGGGCGTTGACTTTGGCCACTTTACTATACGGAGTCCAGCGGCGCTCATCGGAAGTCTTACGTCGCGTTATTCGCATGCGCGGTTACCCGGGCAATACACCTGGAGCTGGTGA